In one window of Mucilaginibacter auburnensis DNA:
- a CDS encoding ArnT family glycosyltransferase gives MKKQEKLFYLLFILLAFAVNLSGITNAFFTDDPGLYGAIAKNMLYRNDWLSLYSYGQDWLDKPHFPFWMAAVSFKVFGISTWAYRLPALLFFAMSLWYTYLLGKKFYTQEIAFIAVLIVFASQYVIMSNTDVRAEPYLMGLITGAIYHITGLYDRFSVKDLLLAALLTACAIMTKGIFVLVVIYGSLLGQLIFTGNFRQVFSFKWIGLFILTLLLTAPEVYALYVQFDLHPEKTVFGRQDVSGIKWFLWDSQFGRFVNSGPISQQKSGDVFFYMHTLLWAFAPWCLLFYYALYKRIRGMIKKEKQPEFYTIVGSLLLLLLFSLSRFQLPFYTNILFPLFALITAPYCFEQLETWGNRIRIISWWLYIAAFTLGVFLINFLLQPDTYGWLAVGCIWFFGLINITSSLVKHRVKVTFFIAIAASLFANFYLATYLYPLLGNYNGQIAAAQYLNQPQFKDYSPYSLKQTNNVFQFECNRPVGYIPLEDFGKAATSKNMAYYANQQSIDYLREQNIPFKVMASFTNYPQERILPAFINKDKRETTLDKVYLITK, from the coding sequence ATGAAAAAACAGGAAAAGCTGTTTTACCTGCTGTTTATCCTTCTTGCTTTTGCGGTTAACCTTAGCGGCATCACCAACGCTTTTTTTACCGATGACCCCGGTTTGTATGGAGCCATTGCCAAAAACATGCTTTACCGTAACGACTGGCTCTCCCTTTACAGTTACGGGCAAGACTGGCTGGACAAACCCCATTTCCCGTTCTGGATGGCGGCAGTTAGTTTTAAAGTTTTTGGTATAAGTACATGGGCCTACCGCTTGCCTGCGCTGTTGTTTTTTGCTATGAGTTTGTGGTATACTTACTTGTTAGGCAAAAAATTTTATACACAGGAGATAGCTTTCATAGCCGTGCTCATTGTGTTTGCATCACAGTATGTGATAATGAGCAATACCGATGTTCGCGCCGAGCCCTACCTGATGGGTTTGATCACCGGCGCCATCTACCACATTACCGGCCTCTACGATAGATTTAGTGTAAAAGACCTGTTGCTGGCCGCCCTGTTAACCGCCTGCGCCATCATGACCAAAGGAATTTTTGTGTTGGTGGTAATTTATGGCAGTTTGTTAGGGCAACTTATTTTCACCGGCAATTTCCGTCAGGTATTTTCTTTTAAGTGGATAGGATTATTTATCCTCACCCTATTACTAACCGCGCCTGAGGTGTATGCACTGTATGTACAGTTTGATCTCCATCCTGAAAAAACGGTATTTGGTAGACAGGACGTATCAGGCATTAAATGGTTTTTGTGGGATAGCCAGTTTGGGCGCTTTGTGAACAGCGGACCTATCAGTCAGCAAAAATCGGGCGATGTGTTTTTTTATATGCATACCTTGCTTTGGGCCTTTGCTCCATGGTGCCTGCTGTTTTATTACGCTTTGTATAAGCGGATACGCGGCATGATCAAAAAAGAAAAACAACCAGAGTTCTATACTATTGTTGGCAGCTTGTTATTGTTATTACTGTTTTCCCTTTCGCGGTTCCAGTTACCGTTTTATACCAATATTTTGTTCCCGCTGTTTGCATTGATAACTGCTCCCTACTGCTTTGAACAGCTGGAAACATGGGGTAACCGCATACGCATTATATCGTGGTGGTTATACATAGCTGCGTTTACTTTGGGCGTGTTCCTGATCAACTTTTTGCTTCAACCCGACACCTATGGATGGTTGGCAGTTGGATGCATTTGGTTTTTCGGGCTGATCAACATTACCAGTAGCCTGGTTAAACACAGGGTTAAGGTCACGTTTTTTATCGCGATAGCGGCTTCGCTATTTGCTAACTTTTACCTGGCTACCTATCTCTACCCGCTGTTGGGTAACTATAACGGACAAATAGCCGCCGCGCAATACCTTAATCAGCCTCAATTTAAAGACTACAGCCCGTATTCTTTAAAACAAACCAACAACGTTTTTCAGTTTGAATGCAACCGGCCCGTTGGGTACATTCCATTAGAAGATTTTGGCAAAGCTGCCACATCGAAAAACATGGCATACTATGCTAACCAGCAATCGATTGATTATTTGCGGGAACAAAACATACCGTTCAAAGTAATGGCCTCCTTCACCAATTATCCGCAGGAACGCATATTGCCGGCCTTTATTAATAAAGACAAACGGGAAACAACTTTAGATAAAGTATATCTGATAACTAAATAA
- a CDS encoding TonB-dependent receptor: MHYQERNTPAIIIQVKKYSILFLLSVLYTTVTLGQIKGTVTDAITHEALAGAVICKVDGNTTSTLTQTNARGEFSIQQASIKAIKVTMVGYTSATLTVTDGAEVNVVLEPSVTDLQTVIVSANREGQSRQDAPIAISKINSTQIKDTKATALYQLLNKTPGVYMVNLGNEQHTMAIRQPITYNALYLYMEDGLPIRPTGIFNHNSLYEINMSGVKDIEVIKGPASSLYGSNAIGGAINFITQNPPAGYAGNVSVQGDNYNYRRIDADGGFTKGKFGFYVGGYQARQRDSWQDYTDFDKTSVNLKMTYDASEKTKLSFTTAYNYLNTQTPGSLDATRFYNRSYSSNQRFTYRRVKALRASLKLEHMWNEKSSTFITLFTRANSTAQLPSYFISDVRDNTGAYLSSNGQVNDQRLQSYGVLAQHRINMDFLNSRFILGGYLDNSPSSFYSQYLDIQKDVARNYYTGFTNTGKYIDDYKIKLFNTAAYAQYEMNPVEPLRVVLGLRYDHVHYNFNNNLTAGSKYKLHEVNDFNIVAPKIGLTYNFGNNKGLYANYSVGFQPPETGDLYSARQQTPLKQATFNNYELGGWFSAFNKKLYVEVSLYDLEGRNEIISQLLPNNTTQNQNAGATRHRGIEYAVTYAPVRSLSFRFSGTNAQHQYLDYSEVSTNFATGTSTVLVYNGNRMANAPAWIANSELTYKPLFIPGFRIAGEWQHIDKFFTNPANTKSYEGYDIFNLRLGYEAKQAALKGFGIWFNVLNVTNKLYATTVVSNQYGDTYTAAPPRVYTLGLSYSFLKN; this comes from the coding sequence ATGCACTATCAGGAGCGAAACACTCCTGCAATAATCATTCAGGTGAAAAAATATTCTATATTATTTCTGCTGAGCGTGCTGTATACTACAGTAACGTTAGGGCAGATAAAAGGCACTGTTACGGATGCCATAACTCACGAGGCACTCGCGGGTGCCGTTATATGCAAAGTTGATGGCAACACAACTTCAACCCTAACACAAACCAATGCGCGCGGCGAATTCAGCATACAACAAGCTTCAATAAAGGCCATTAAAGTAACTATGGTGGGCTATACGTCCGCAACTTTAACGGTAACCGATGGCGCCGAAGTAAACGTTGTGCTGGAACCATCGGTTACAGATTTACAAACTGTAATTGTATCAGCCAACCGCGAGGGGCAGTCGCGGCAAGATGCGCCCATTGCCATCAGCAAGATCAATTCAACACAAATTAAAGATACCAAAGCAACTGCCCTGTACCAGCTGTTGAACAAAACACCGGGCGTATACATGGTGAATTTGGGCAACGAGCAGCACACCATGGCCATAAGGCAGCCTATTACCTACAACGCGCTGTACTTGTACATGGAAGATGGCCTGCCTATTCGCCCCACGGGTATTTTCAACCATAACTCGCTTTATGAGATCAACATGTCGGGCGTAAAGGATATTGAGGTTATTAAAGGTCCGGCTTCATCACTGTATGGCAGCAATGCCATTGGGGGCGCAATAAACTTTATAACGCAAAACCCGCCTGCCGGCTATGCAGGGAATGTATCTGTACAAGGCGATAACTACAATTACCGCCGCATTGATGCTGATGGAGGTTTTACCAAAGGCAAATTCGGCTTTTATGTGGGTGGCTACCAGGCACGTCAGCGTGATAGCTGGCAGGATTACACAGATTTTGACAAAACCTCTGTAAACCTGAAAATGACCTATGATGCCAGCGAAAAAACCAAACTAAGTTTTACAACGGCTTACAATTATCTGAATACCCAAACACCGGGCAGTTTAGATGCAACCCGTTTTTACAACCGCAGTTACAGCAGCAACCAGCGCTTTACTTATCGCAGGGTAAAGGCGTTACGTGCATCATTAAAACTGGAGCATATGTGGAACGAAAAAAGCAGCACGTTTATCACGCTGTTTACCCGCGCCAATTCAACAGCGCAATTACCCAGCTATTTCATTTCGGATGTGCGCGATAATACCGGCGCTTACCTGAGCTCAAACGGACAGGTAAATGATCAACGCCTGCAAAGCTATGGTGTGTTGGCGCAGCACCGCATCAACATGGATTTTTTGAATTCGAGATTTATATTGGGTGGTTATTTGGATAACAGTCCGAGTTCGTTCTACTCGCAATATCTGGATATTCAAAAAGATGTAGCCCGTAACTACTATACCGGCTTTACTAATACAGGTAAATATATTGACGATTATAAGATCAAGCTGTTTAATACAGCGGCTTATGCACAATATGAAATGAACCCTGTTGAGCCGCTGCGTGTGGTGTTAGGTTTAAGGTATGACCACGTACATTACAACTTCAACAACAACTTAACCGCGGGTTCAAAATATAAACTGCATGAGGTGAATGACTTTAATATTGTAGCGCCCAAAATTGGCCTCACCTACAACTTTGGTAACAACAAAGGCTTATATGCCAATTACAGCGTAGGTTTTCAGCCACCCGAAACCGGCGACCTGTACAGCGCCCGTCAGCAAACGCCGCTTAAGCAGGCTACCTTTAACAATTATGAGTTAGGCGGATGGTTTTCGGCCTTCAATAAAAAGCTTTACGTAGAAGTAAGCTTATATGATTTGGAAGGACGGAATGAAATTATCAGTCAGCTGTTGCCTAATAACACCACACAAAACCAAAACGCAGGAGCAACACGCCACAGAGGTATTGAGTATGCTGTAACTTACGCGCCTGTACGGTCATTAAGCTTCAGGTTTAGCGGCACCAACGCGCAGCATCAGTATTTAGATTACAGCGAGGTGAGCACCAACTTTGCCACCGGTACAAGTACGGTATTAGTTTACAACGGTAACCGTATGGCCAACGCCCCTGCCTGGATAGCCAACAGCGAGCTGACTTATAAGCCCTTGTTTATTCCGGGTTTCCGTATTGCAGGCGAGTGGCAGCATATTGATAAATTCTTTACCAATCCGGCTAATACCAAAAGCTATGAAGGGTATGACATCTTCAACCTGCGCTTAGGCTACGAAGCCAAACAAGCTGCGCTAAAAGGTTTTGGTATATGGTTCAATGTATTGAATGTAACCAATAAACTATATGCTACCACTGTGGTGAGTAATCAGTATGGTGATACCTACACCGCAGCGCCGCCACGGGTTTACACATTAGGTTTAAGCTATTCGTTCTTAAAAAACTGA
- a CDS encoding helix-turn-helix domain-containing protein, with translation MLSDEGIVKRIKIIVKEHGGQLALANAINVDQGFISKVINKKQEVSYYLIRKLCLQLRYSPEWLILGTGDKNINKPESAKLITEIQMMRTEVDILHARMRAFELEIKELKGSRDEERKAAG, from the coding sequence ATGTTGTCTGACGAGGGTATAGTAAAACGTATCAAAATTATAGTTAAAGAGCACGGTGGGCAACTGGCGTTGGCTAATGCCATTAATGTAGACCAAGGCTTTATCAGCAAGGTTATCAATAAAAAACAGGAGGTGAGCTACTACCTCATCCGCAAATTGTGCCTTCAGTTACGCTATTCTCCCGAGTGGTTGATATTGGGTACCGGCGACAAGAACATCAACAAACCGGAATCGGCCAAACTTATTACAGAAATACAGATGATGCGTACGGAGGTAGATATCCTACATGCCCGTATGCGCGCTTTTGAACTGGAAATTAAGGAACTGAAAGGTTCCCGGGACGAAGAGCGCAAAGCCGCAGGATAA
- a CDS encoding fatty acid desaturase, with the protein MAKRTDFYYSEASEPHRIRTKKILKEFPGLRNLIGKNPNTIWAIIGLVSFQLILAWLLRDQSWWLVFGAAYLLGAFADHALFVMIHECAHQLIFKGKSANRWAGILANMPQIFPSSISFERYHIKHHSFQGVHELDADLPNKWEAKLINNSFLGKALWLLFYPVFQVFRLSRLREIQTFDIWIVTNLLVQVAFTAAIYYFMGWHSLAFLLLSFSFSVGLHPLGARWIQEHYLTHSVEQETYSYYGGLNKVAFNVGFHNEHHDFPSIPWNKLPQIKSTAPGYYETLYYHKSWTKLFFRFLFDKEISLFNRILRRERGKVALTDVSKPDVELVQVQAQA; encoded by the coding sequence ATGGCTAAAAGAACCGATTTCTATTACTCGGAAGCGTCCGAACCACACCGTATACGTACCAAAAAAATATTAAAAGAATTTCCGGGATTAAGAAACCTCATTGGCAAAAACCCAAACACTATTTGGGCAATAATTGGTTTGGTATCTTTTCAGTTAATTTTAGCCTGGCTATTGCGTGATCAATCATGGTGGTTGGTTTTTGGCGCCGCTTACTTATTGGGTGCATTTGCAGACCACGCCCTTTTTGTTATGATACACGAGTGCGCGCACCAATTAATATTTAAAGGTAAAAGCGCCAATCGCTGGGCGGGTATATTGGCCAACATGCCGCAGATCTTCCCGAGCTCTATCTCATTTGAGCGTTACCATATTAAACACCACTCTTTTCAGGGTGTACATGAGTTAGACGCCGACTTACCTAACAAATGGGAAGCTAAATTGATCAATAACTCATTTTTAGGTAAAGCTTTATGGTTACTGTTCTACCCGGTGTTCCAGGTTTTCCGTTTATCTCGCTTACGCGAAATTCAAACATTTGACATCTGGATAGTAACCAACCTGTTGGTACAGGTTGCCTTCACAGCCGCCATTTATTACTTTATGGGATGGCATTCACTGGCGTTCCTGCTGTTAAGTTTCTCGTTCTCTGTAGGTTTACACCCGCTTGGCGCCCGTTGGATACAGGAACACTATTTAACGCACAGTGTTGAACAGGAAACTTACAGCTACTATGGTGGTTTAAACAAAGTGGCCTTTAACGTAGGCTTCCACAATGAGCATCATGATTTTCCTTCTATTCCGTGGAACAAGCTTCCGCAAATAAAAAGCACGGCTCCGGGATATTACGAAACCTTGTATTACCATAAATCATGGACCAAGCTGTTCTTCCGCTTTTTGTTTGATAAAGAAATATCACTGTTTAACCGCATACTGCGCAGAGAGCGTGGCAAAGTAGCGCTTACAGATGTTTCAAAACCCGACGTAGAACTGGTACAGGTGCAGGCACAGGCTTAA
- a CDS encoding glycoside hydrolase, with product MKKRLSIAALLVCCFAAAFAAFADLNGKWKGTLKIADFELPLTYTFKVDGETLTGACSTDQGDLPILNGKIKGSDFTFALDIQGQQMPQVGKFYGDSTVITSEFQGQKTHVKLLRAQ from the coding sequence ATGAAAAAAAGATTATCAATTGCAGCTTTACTGGTATGCTGTTTTGCTGCTGCTTTCGCGGCATTTGCAGACCTGAACGGCAAATGGAAAGGCACTTTAAAAATTGCCGATTTTGAATTACCGCTAACCTATACTTTTAAAGTTGATGGCGAAACTTTAACCGGTGCCTGCTCTACAGACCAGGGCGACTTGCCAATATTGAATGGTAAAATAAAAGGAAGCGATTTTACTTTCGCTTTAGACATTCAGGGTCAACAAATGCCACAAGTAGGCAAATTTTACGGCGACTCAACCGTTATAACCTCAGAATTTCAAGGACAAAAAACGCACGTTAAACTATTACGCGCTCAATAA
- a CDS encoding DUF2911 domain-containing protein, with the protein MKKVFQYVAVACFAFALFLVSSTAFAQGRTSLKDSLKTTVAGAKITINYSSPAVDGRTVWGDLVPYDKMWRAGANQATTFITDKDIMVEGKKLAAGKYTLFATPGKDSWKITFNSETGQWGIKRDGTANADPAKNVLEVTVKPKPAPMTERLKYVASANGFSLVWDKLEVPVSIK; encoded by the coding sequence ATGAAAAAAGTATTTCAGTATGTAGCGGTTGCATGTTTCGCATTCGCATTATTTTTAGTGTCATCAACGGCATTTGCACAGGGACGTACCAGTCTAAAAGATAGCCTTAAAACTACAGTTGCAGGTGCTAAAATCACCATTAATTATAGCAGTCCTGCTGTAGATGGCAGGACCGTATGGGGCGACCTTGTGCCTTATGATAAGATGTGGAGAGCGGGTGCTAATCAGGCAACCACTTTTATCACAGATAAAGACATTATGGTAGAAGGTAAAAAATTGGCAGCAGGTAAATACACATTGTTTGCTACTCCCGGAAAAGATAGCTGGAAAATTACCTTCAACTCCGAAACAGGTCAGTGGGGTATAAAAAGAGATGGTACAGCTAACGCTGACCCTGCAAAGAATGTATTGGAAGTAACTGTTAAACCTAAACCAGCGCCAATGACTGAGCGCTTGAAATACGTTGCATCAGCAAACGGTTTTTCATTGGTTTGGGATAAACTTGAAGTGCCTGTATCTATTAAATAA
- a CDS encoding PepSY domain-containing protein yields MKKSNAGNQQAKRLFYKWHRVLGLIALIPVMAWTISGLSHPLMSNWLRPSIPKEVFVPGTQDKIAPKISLHEVLAKNGVSELRNFSLIQFSKGAYYQVLDKDSVYNYYSANDGSLLPDGDKLYAEYLARYFMQDSTSAIKEMHVQKSFDSHYQPINRLLPVWKVTFDRPGGMDVYVETAQSRLGTFNNNTRKFFLVLFEQLHTWSFLAAIGGEQFRLIFMLCVVGVMFLSLLSGVTVYGLLWKKFKEVRQKRQNNDKRFIHRYHRQLGLIMSFLMLTFTISAAFHLYITLYNLKGESKAYSQLIKASDLKLSNFNLPVADSTIFRTGLAEFDGKSYYQILNNKKQIVYINVNTGEELTDGDQAYARFLASYYKTFGEQKRKEKVYGKTEVTPVKQFTNDYGFINKRLPVEKVSYPNDGDWYIETTSAKLATKVDGLDRAEGLTFIFLHKFFWMTWAGKDVRDIVSMLAALGILVVSLLGFTAFIKNK; encoded by the coding sequence ATGAAAAAAAGTAACGCCGGTAACCAGCAAGCCAAACGACTGTTTTATAAGTGGCACCGAGTATTGGGCTTAATTGCATTAATACCGGTTATGGCATGGACCATCAGCGGGTTATCGCACCCGTTGATGTCTAACTGGTTGCGTCCATCTATTCCTAAAGAAGTTTTTGTACCCGGAACCCAGGACAAGATAGCCCCAAAAATTTCTTTGCATGAGGTATTGGCGAAGAATGGCGTTTCAGAACTTCGAAACTTTAGTCTGATACAATTCAGCAAGGGAGCGTATTACCAGGTATTGGACAAAGACAGCGTTTACAATTATTATTCGGCCAATGATGGCAGTTTACTACCTGATGGCGATAAGCTTTATGCCGAATATCTTGCCCGTTACTTTATGCAGGATAGCACCTCTGCAATAAAAGAGATGCATGTTCAGAAAAGTTTTGATAGCCACTACCAGCCCATTAACCGTTTGCTACCTGTTTGGAAAGTTACTTTTGACCGCCCCGGCGGTATGGATGTGTATGTTGAGACCGCGCAAAGCAGGTTAGGCACATTTAACAACAACACCAGGAAGTTTTTCCTGGTGTTGTTTGAGCAGCTGCACACCTGGAGCTTTTTAGCGGCTATTGGTGGTGAGCAGTTCAGGTTGATATTTATGTTATGCGTTGTGGGGGTAATGTTCTTATCGCTGTTAAGTGGTGTTACTGTTTATGGCCTTTTATGGAAGAAGTTTAAAGAAGTAAGGCAGAAAAGGCAAAACAATGACAAGCGGTTTATCCATCGCTACCACAGGCAACTGGGGCTCATCATGTCATTCCTTATGCTGACTTTTACCATAAGCGCTGCTTTTCACTTGTACATTACATTGTATAACTTAAAGGGCGAGAGCAAAGCCTACAGCCAACTAATAAAAGCAAGCGATTTGAAACTGAGCAACTTTAACCTGCCTGTTGCAGATAGCACCATATTCCGTACCGGGCTGGCAGAATTTGATGGTAAAAGCTACTATCAAATTCTTAATAACAAAAAGCAGATTGTATATATTAACGTGAACACAGGTGAGGAGTTAACGGATGGTGATCAAGCCTATGCACGCTTTTTGGCTTCTTATTATAAAACCTTTGGCGAACAAAAGAGAAAAGAAAAAGTATACGGAAAAACTGAGGTTACTCCGGTTAAACAATTCACAAACGATTACGGCTTCATTAATAAGCGGCTGCCTGTTGAAAAAGTTAGCTATCCTAACGATGGTGACTGGTACATTGAAACTACATCAGCAAAGCTGGCAACCAAAGTTGATGGTTTGGACCGCGCCGAAGGTTTAACTTTTATCTTCCTGCATAAATTTTTTTGGATGACCTGGGCCGGAAAAGATGTGCGCGATATAGTGAGCATGCTGGCAGCACTGGGCATTTTAGTAGTATCTTTGCTGGGCTTTACGGCCTTTATCAAAAACAAATAA
- a CDS encoding MFS transporter — MLKTPTHHKTPRQLRLANAVFFFLSGIGYATWASRIPNIQKQLNLNEAELGGILFAMPIGLLVTIPLTGQLLSKYSSRTVMLIGATLFAVILGILGFCTSGWQLIPVLFLLGASRNLFNISTNAQAVAVQTLYDRSIMANFHGIWSLAGFAGAALGYFAVHYGVSTAQHLLLMSIFLIICSFGFISGTIYQPPVPQPKKKIFTLPEKSLIVFSLICFCCMACENTMYDWSGIYFEKVIQVAKGNATEGFVVYMIAMTIGRFIGDAIVNRFGIKNMLRGSGLFIFVGLMLSVIFPYQLLAALGFVMVGFGVSCIVPMIFQLAGRSKTMSGGAALASISSVGYLGFLLVPPLVGFIAEAINLRASFGLISVLGLMIVLLVYRIEDDK, encoded by the coding sequence GTGCTAAAAACCCCCACTCACCATAAAACACCCCGGCAATTACGTTTAGCTAATGCGGTTTTCTTTTTCCTGTCGGGGATTGGTTATGCTACCTGGGCCTCGCGCATCCCCAACATTCAAAAGCAGCTTAATTTAAATGAGGCCGAACTGGGCGGAATATTATTTGCCATGCCTATTGGCTTATTGGTAACCATACCGCTCACCGGGCAATTATTAAGCAAATACAGCAGCCGCACCGTAATGCTGATCGGGGCAACTTTATTCGCTGTAATTTTAGGCATACTTGGTTTTTGTACCTCAGGATGGCAGTTGATACCTGTGCTGTTTTTGCTGGGTGCATCACGCAACCTGTTCAACATATCAACCAACGCGCAGGCAGTGGCCGTACAAACACTATACGACCGATCCATCATGGCCAACTTTCATGGCATTTGGAGCCTGGCAGGTTTCGCGGGGGCGGCTTTAGGTTATTTTGCCGTGCATTACGGTGTAAGCACCGCGCAGCATTTATTGCTGATGAGTATATTTTTGATTATCTGTTCCTTCGGTTTTATATCAGGTACCATTTACCAGCCGCCCGTACCTCAGCCTAAGAAAAAGATATTCACACTGCCTGAAAAGTCACTGATCGTTTTTTCGTTGATCTGCTTTTGCTGCATGGCTTGCGAGAATACCATGTACGATTGGAGCGGTATTTACTTTGAAAAAGTAATACAGGTAGCCAAAGGCAATGCTACCGAAGGCTTTGTGGTTTACATGATAGCCATGACCATAGGCAGGTTTATAGGCGATGCCATAGTAAACCGTTTTGGAATTAAGAACATGCTACGCGGCAGCGGGTTATTTATTTTTGTAGGATTAATGCTGTCGGTTATTTTCCCTTATCAGTTACTTGCGGCCCTGGGTTTTGTAATGGTAGGCTTTGGTGTATCATGCATTGTACCTATGATCTTTCAGTTGGCCGGTCGCTCAAAAACCATGAGCGGTGGCGCCGCGCTCGCATCAATTTCTTCAGTTGGTTACCTGGGATTTTTGCTGGTACCGCCTTTAGTAGGTTTTATTGCCGAAGCTATTAACCTGCGGGCATCATTCGGACTAATTTCTGTTTTGGGATTAATGATAGTGTTGCTGGTTTACCGCATAGAGGATGATAAATAG
- a CDS encoding heavy metal-binding domain-containing protein yields MIKNITAGLAFALLGLTACSGPAEKKAPVKKYKYVCTMHPEIGADKPGTCSKCGMDLVERDTTEDAK; encoded by the coding sequence ATGATCAAAAATATAACCGCGGGATTAGCTTTTGCACTATTAGGCTTAACCGCCTGCAGCGGACCGGCAGAGAAAAAAGCACCTGTCAAAAAATACAAGTACGTATGCACCATGCATCCTGAAATTGGCGCCGATAAGCCCGGCACCTGTTCCAAATGCGGCATGGATTTGGTAGAACGCGACACTACCGAAGACGCTAAATAA
- a CDS encoding DinB family protein has protein sequence MTIIENLLNEIEQEAQITRKFLKIVPQDKFDWRPHPKSMNLQQLTTHIAELPAWITMTVTTDGLDFATTPYEPSKIDNVTDLLEFFEQSYADGRAHLQNFSEADLEKRWLLRHGEQILVDRNKYETLRMCIAQIIHHRAQLGVFLRLLNIPIPGSYGPSADEMGK, from the coding sequence ATGACAATCATTGAAAACCTTTTGAATGAAATTGAGCAGGAAGCTCAAATCACCCGTAAATTCCTAAAAATAGTTCCGCAAGATAAGTTTGACTGGAGGCCGCATCCAAAAAGCATGAACCTGCAGCAGCTTACTACCCACATAGCCGAATTGCCTGCGTGGATAACCATGACCGTTACTACTGATGGTTTAGATTTTGCCACTACTCCTTATGAACCAAGTAAAATAGATAACGTTACTGACCTGCTTGAATTCTTCGAGCAATCATACGCAGACGGCCGCGCGCACTTGCAAAATTTCAGCGAAGCAGACCTTGAAAAGCGCTGGTTGCTGCGCCATGGAGAACAAATTCTGGTTGACAGAAATAAATACGAAACCCTACGAATGTGTATTGCTCAGATTATACACCACCGGGCACAACTGGGCGTTTTTCTGCGCCTGCTAAACATTCCTATTCCCGGATCTTACGGTCCAAGTGCCGACGAAATGGGCAAATAA